Below is a window of Dromiciops gliroides isolate mDroGli1 chromosome 5, mDroGli1.pri, whole genome shotgun sequence DNA.
GTGTCATATCTTTTAGCATTTCAGTACCGTccatggggtttttcttggcaaaactactGGAGTCATTTTCCCCCTCTAGTGGATCACCTTCTGTTAAACCCCTCCACTGTGACCTGTTCACTTGGGTAACCCTACacagcatagctcatagttttgtgagaaaattattaataacagaggtttggggactcccagaggcccccgccgagagagcctggcctgacctttcttttttttttctttttttgtggggcaatgggggtgaagtaaattgtccagggtcacacagctagtaagtgtcaagtgtctgaggccagattcaaactcaggtactcctgaatccagggccagtgctttatccactttgccacctagctaccccctggcctgacctttcttaaggctagcccagagtcaggaagttacctcactcaaaaccacacccacctgaaaacCTTGTTCCTTCCAGAGGATcttttctctgggctctgacatcagcacgaCTGCGCCGAACCACCCTCAAacccagtgaaccaatagatttgaatgatgctagccaattagctttaatcagtatgtaagggctgcctctcaaCCTTCCGTCAGGGAGCTTATGCAGGCTGATCACTCTCTTGGCCCTCGGACACTCAAAGAGGCAGGACAtgcccattttctttctcctctctcctagctaggcttttctatctttcagagccatgtgtgttCTCTTCATTAAtatctaatatgctttaataaatgcttaatgctccaaaactggtgcagtagcttctaatttctttccttttttttagtgaggcaattggggttaagtgacttgcccagggtcacacagctagtaagtgtcaagtgtctgaggccggatttggactcaggtactcctgactccagggctggtgctctatccactgcaccacctagctgccccagcttctaatttctaagtaacaaatatattataaaccttagctaattttccctaaacttgggacagaaataggatgaccacatttaattttactcaccacagtttcattgagctatgcaAGCTTCTCTGTtatgacaaggcagtgatccaagaAGGGATAAATCCTCATACTTATGTTGTATATtgatatattaacatatattgATAATATtgatatatgaacatatatgtaatatataacacATCATATTATGTCCACATAATACCTGTTATATATTGCATATTATGTTAATACCATTATATAACACctataatgatattaataatatcttaaaacatatattgggggcggctaggtggcgcagtggataaagcaccagccctggattcaggaggacctgagttcaaatctggcctcagacacttgacacttactagctgtgtgaccctgggcaagtcacttaacccccattgccccgtttaaaaaaaaaacaaaaaaaaacatatatcaATATCTAACCTGTGGAATTACTAATGCTCTCAGTATCTGAGTTCAGTTTAGGGGTCTGCTCAATAATCAATATCATCTTTGATGTATGTCCCTACCCAAGTTTTCCCTGGTAACTTCAGTAATTAGCTTGTATAAGTacatgaaaaagggaaagggccTTCAGCTCCGAGGCAAGGATTCagtctaaccaaaaaaaaattactatgacAGGCTTTATTTCatccaaaaggaaagaaatagatttATACCTGAGACCATagtcaagtcacttcctttccttttcgtCTGATGGGTTAAGGCCCTCTCAAGTAAGAAAAGGAAGGATTGCCAGAGGGTTCCACCTTCCCAAACCCCCCACTTCTTCAGACCTGTACAGTCCACATGATTCACAGTACTGGAAGGGAAATGTCCAGGTTTATGTCTCCTTATAGTGGCTCTGTGCCTCAATCctactcatttcactctccaGTTTGAACCTGGCCACTGGTTTGTTTCAGGAACTACTTTGCTTAGTCTAGGTACTCCTCCATTGTTTCATCATTGCCACTCCACTGCCAGGAGCTCAATGACAGGAACTTTGGGATTGAGTGATTGATTATATAACCTCTCGCACATCTTGtcatggagagaaaagagataaaagggaTTCTTTCTATGGTATACATGAGCACTCCTGCTaacaaatattattatgaaaatactgGTAACTCTCTTATCTTTACTGACATTATTCAGCACAAATATATTCTTTACACTAAGTATTAAATAatgttattaattaattaatgtggGGAATTGATCAAATTTTATATATAGCATAGCACagcatagtgtttgataaacagcTTCTGGAGATAAGAAGTCATTATTCAGCAAAACCTGTCTAGAAAACTGGACAAGACCCTGGCAGAAATGAAGTATAGAACAATATCTCATACtacaaaaaaaagtgatattgtaaacaaattagaggagaaaggaaaaaaataccctTCTAATCTATAGATAGGGAAAGAtttcatgaccaaaaaaggaataaagattacagaagatgaaatagacacttttttttttttggtgaggcaattggggttaagtgacttgcccagggtcacacagctagtaattgttaagtgtctgaggccggatttgaactcaggtcctcctgaatccagggccggtgctctatccactgtgctacctagctaccccctgaaaTGGACAAATTTGACTACATAAAATGTAAAAGGTTTTGAactaacaaaatcaatgcagtttaaatgagaagggaaacagttaactaggTTGGGGGGAActttacagcaaatttctttgCTAAAGGTCTCATTTTCAAGATCTACAGAGAAATTATTTAAATCAATAAGAATAAGAGAATTCTAGAATAGATCAATGTTCAAAACATATGCAGatgaaattttcaaagaaagaaatccacaagggcagctaggtgatacagtgggtaaagcactggtcctggattcaggaggacctgagttcaaatccagcctcagacacttgacacttactagctgtgtgaccctaggcaggtcatttaactctcattgcctttctggaagaaagaaagagaatagaaagaaagaaatagaagctatcaataacaataagaagatatctcattttattattgattaaaggaatgaaaaataaagcaaCTCTGAGTTTTCATAGCACACTGATCAGATTAGTAAAGATgaccaaaacagaaaaatgagaattgTTGGAAGAGTTTTAGGGAAACAGCTATACTAATTCACTGTTGACTGAGTTGCAATTTAGTCCAGCAATTCTGAAAAGCAATAAAAGTCACTAAAATGTGCAGACTGACTCAATAATGTTACTGCTAGGCCCAAACCTCAACTATATCAAAGAATAAGGACATGgaaccacatatacaaaaaatacttagagctgttctttttgttgtagcaaaaagCTAGAAACTAAGAGAATGTCTGGTGAATGGCTAggcaaattatggtatataaatgtaatagttATTAcagcataagaaatgacaaaatggatggTTTGAAGCAGAACTGGGAAAATTTGTCTGAATATACACAGggttgaagtgagcagaacgaggaaaacaatatgtacagtatcaacaacattatcttaaaaaaaaaaacaaaaaaaaccaaaaaccccaaactgaaaGATTTGAGAGCTCTCTCTAATCAACTGAATGATTAAACACAATTCCGGAAGAACaaagatgaagcatgctacccacctctgaACAGAAAAGTAATCAATTCCAGGTGCAGAATGAGCCATATAATTTTTTGACATAGACAGCATGGGAATCTGCTATGCTCAAACACTCATCCTTATTATATAAgggttttctttcacttttttttttcatcggGGGGTTGTGTaaggtagaaagaaaagaaaatacatgtttgttaattgaaaaaagtttttaggggcagctaggtggcacagtggatagaacaccggccctggattcaggaggacctgaggtcaaatctggcctcagacacttaacaattactagctgtgtgaccctgggcaagtcacttaaccccaattgcctcacagacacaaaaaaaaaaaaagaaaaaagaaaaaaaaagaaaaaagtttttaaaaagataattcatatataattatatatagcaatacacaaattattttaaaagcttatataagtgtatgtgtatattcacatgtatatatgcacatatattcataaacatatgtacatgtgtatatatgacctagataatccacaaattgtttatatattactttaccaCACCAGATATAGACACAAACTTAaagatgtatacatacacatatctgtcATCTCTTCATCATCCCTGATTGCTCCTAACATTAATTAGAAAGCTAGAGACTACCATAAAAAAATCCACAAAGCAAATCATTTCCAAGTAAATAATCAAATGTTGAGAGTCTATTTCTAGCATTTATTATTTTGGATATCTTCAAATGAAAGCAAGATTCCTAAAAAAGTTTTGTGAGCCTCAAACTTCATTATTAACCAACATTGTTGTGATGTCCCTATATGGACCCCCACAATGTCACATAGTATGTGGGCTACCCATTCATTTTTTAGGTTGGCTCACTTACCCTAATCTCCCCTCACACTCATAATTCTGTGTTCCCAGAGAACACCAGACAGTTGTACTCAAACTTTCTCAGGGACCTAGAGATAAACATTCTTATTAGAGCTCTTGAGCTCCCACAGGTGCACTTCCTTTGACAAACTATCCACTCAATGATGATACCAGTATATCTTAAACATAATGATTTCCTtactaataaaatttaaaaacaataatcaaCACATCACAAGCACTCAATATAATCAGATACAGgaataatcaatatattatagTCCACAAATAAAACTGGTTCACATTCTCCCACCAATATATTCAGTCTCTATTGAAGAGAATGGACATTTATTTCCCTATTGTGGTGACACACTAGTGAGCAAAGCACATGTACTTAGCGTAAGCACAGCTCTGGACTGCACACCTTGATGTCATTATTCCATCAAGGAACATCTGTACCAAAGGATGCTACTTTTCTTCCAACTGCTTCCCTTCTGGTCCTCATTGTTCTTCTGCATGGcaaattcttttcttcatgaaCTGATGAAGCATGGACAAGCTCTTTTAACTTATAATCACCTAAAAGAGTATTGAGAGTTATGCTATTATATTGGTTCCCTTTAAGCCAGAAAACTACAAAGCTCATCAGGCTAACTCAAGTTTAGCCAGCTCTTCACTCACCAGGATTCTACAACCACCAATCACCTCTCAATCAGACAATTCAATGACAAATCAGCTCCAAAGCCCCCATCTCACCTTTCTGCTTTTCCCTTCTTACACCAGAAAGGGCAAGAGAGAGCAAAGGGTACCTCTCTCACACTGTAGATGGCACCAAAGGCAATTCAGGTGTCTTCCAATGAGAACTAGTTTTTCTCCAGCCAATCAGGAACAAGCATCTGAAGTGTCATTAGCTGATTCTTCTgctttcagtttcttcacataGTTCACTTGGAGCATAGTTTTCCATCACCTGTTAAGCCTTCATTCACTCTTCTGAAATAGGTTCTTCACTACTACTTTCAGTAGGTAAAATCAGAGCCTCTTGGAATGAGTGACTCAATTTTCCCTTATGAAGTAAAACCTCATGAAATCTCCCTTATTCAATCATCCCATAGTCTTCAAACAGTTATTTGATTTCATTATGTGAGTTTTAACTTCTTTAATCTTAAAAACAGTTACATGAAAATGAACTGAGGAAGCATAAGCCTTCCTTGGAATCATAACCTTCCTTCAACCTGTCATCCCACAGTCCTCACTGTAGTCCTCTGTGTCCGAGTCTTTGACAAATGTGTTTTTTCACttacattttatacatttttaataaacagaagttctttttcttccccttttcactAAAAGGTTCACATGCAACAAATGCATCACCTTCCATACTATACAAGGTGATTTAAGCCTTTTTATTTATGACACAGTTCATTTTCAATCATATGCTGTTGGCAACCAAACTATTGCAGTTTTATCTGATTTATCAGATTTTAGCAGGTTTTATTAAAGCAAAGTTCTTTTTCTGCCCCTTTCAACCACCACACTCTTCACCCATGAAAGAGGAACTACCTTATATCCTTATCAGTTGATttacttatttctctttttatgcaGAAGTTCATTTTCTGCCCCTTTTCTAAGCAAAATGTTCCATATTATAGGGACAGTATGTTACATAGTAATAATGACTTGGCTTTAAGCACAGGACAGAGAAATGGAAGACCCCATCTTAGTCTCTGATAAATATTTCACATACCTCTCCCTTTCATGTAGGCCCTCCAAAGCTAAACTAAATGGATATGATTACTCGAAAAAAATACTGGATTCATAATTTGTGGGCCCAAAGTCACTTTAAGCCCCATTATCCTCACCATATATTCTGGCTTGGGGTCAGACAGTGCAAGTGCTGACAAGGGAATTCTTAGTTCATCCTCTCTTTATTTTAGAATAGTTTCTACTTCCACCATGAAGATTCTATAGAATATGCTTACCTACGGCATTCCTTGGCACAACCACTTCCTTTGCTAGAAATAATAAAGTCTAAGCCAAgacagttgttgtttgtcttttgttcttgaagatgaccaatgacatcacaagggtgatgtcttgacttgtgtgttaactggattcaagtgaggcagatCTGTATAAAGtaatcagccttactctctcctccaaagtcattaaagtccagtggcaagacaaaagtcaagacaaatgGCATTGGCCTTTCTAGATtaggtctttctcaggtctcagtttgtccaAGGCAATGGCCATTCAGTGACTAAGGGATAAGtaagaactgagacaaaagatggcccaaCTTACCATCACAAAATTATTCATCTGGGAGGGAAAGACCCTTAGAGTTTCTGGCctgaacagaaaacaattgctctTTACATTCATTCTAAGCCACTTAGGTTAGCTAAACCTAAACAATGAGTTACAAAAGCTTGGGTTGGAGGCCATCATTGGTCATTCgatgagagccagagtgatttgggtttaattTGAAAAACAGTGGGCTTTTTAAAAGcctgttttttcagagctatatttcaagaaatcataaatgaaaactgcacaggacaaaaaaaattgtcccagctttttgaagaagataataataaataaatagaaaaaatttaaacctAGGGTCTGAAACCTCAAAACAccttacaaaatataaattcctatGGACAGAGTACTGACAGGTAAGGAAAGGAACCACATTTggtgagagggaggaggaagaagaaggaagaaaggagcaggaggaggaggaggaggagaggaagaagaagaagaagaagaagaagaagaagaaggagaaggaggaggaggaggaggaggagaggaagaagaagaagaagaagaagaagaaaaggaagaaaaaaagagaaggaggagaagaaataatAGCAACATTCTTCGACTTCTGTTCAAATTGGCAGGTTGGGTCATCCCAATAGGGCAGTAGAGCAATTAGACTAAGTATAAAAAGAGAAGTATGACACAGTTTTGAGAGCATTGAGGGATCAGTTGTTGAGCTATCTGAACAATAGGATGATACCAACACAAAAAAATACAGataattattacttttttaatcAAACAACAAATCTAATTAAGAAAATGTCAGTAGTTATCAACTCATGTGCCTACCATTCTGCCTTTAGAAAAATCTTTAGGAGAATAATCTATAGCTACTCAGAGTATCTTTGAGGAAGGTATGAAAGAGAGCTAGGCTTTCACATACTATTTTATAGCAGACCTAATTTTTAGTCATAAAACTTACCAAAGGATTCAGAGAATACACTACTGCATTGTATTTATTCTTTGCTGACCACAAAAAAGATAGAGCAAAATGccttaaaaactttttaaaaaaaccttaaaaactcTCTTCAAATAAGGGGCACTCCTATGCTTATGTTAAAATCATGCATAAGTCCTTGAATGCCACAAGATATAACTTTGAGTAACCTCTGCTTTTGAATATCAAACACCAGATAAAAGGGATTCTCACCAAAGATGGTTTTATGGAAGATTTTCTGTGTAGCCAAAAcaataagaaaatggaaaagtgcCACCTCTATCAAAAGGTAACACAAAATCAAAGTTGAGTTTGGCTCTTCAACTCAATCATTTGACAAATCTCTACTGAGCATCATTCCTAAATTGAAATCATCTCCATTGGTTAGAATTCAGCCATAGTTTAGTTTGAGGCCACCCAAGGGTTCATAGTTTGTGATTGCCAAAGTCCATAAGACCTTAAAAATCTTACTTTTTTTAATAGTGGAAAAAGGAAGCATTGGTGTACAtaaagaatgggaaaaagaactgtgattgTAGGCCTCTTCTACAGTACTACTTATACAATACAAGTAGTGGAATTAGTGATGCCATGATAGTAGAGAAATGTTTACTATGAGAtatgaaagaattagaaacttagGAGTTATTATTGAAATGGAATCCAAGAAACAGATGTTCTTGGGAGAATCTGGCAGTAGAAAATTAGGACCAGGGAAATTTATCCTCAAGGAAATAAAGATGACCAaagtaaaaatcattttaaggAGCTAAGGACATTTATGCTgaaagaaaaggaggtacattAGAATTGTCTTCATGAATTGAAGGATTGTTATATGGAAAGGGGGCTAGACTTTTTCTGCTTTGACTCCAAAGAGTAGACCGAGGTGCAAAGGATGAAAGGTTCAAAGAAGCATATTTTGTTTGACTCaatggaaaggaggaggagggaattcCTATCTATCACTACCCCAGAATGGAATTATTGGCCTAGAGATATGGTTGCCTATTATGGGAAGCCTTCAAGTGGAGACTGGATGTTATAGAGTGGATTTTTGCTGAGGTACACGTTGGAAAAGATGACCcctaaactctgaaattctagatTCGATGAGATTGGTCTGATTCATGAGTCCATGCAAAGACAAAATCTGTTCTTAACCATTACCATGAAGTCTGATTAGAATTCACTTTGGGCAACTTGATATTTTAGGTATCATCCTAAGGAGGGAGAGGgccatgattttctttcattccttttgcCCAAACAAGGCTTAAATCACTATCACCTCCACGTTCCATATAAGGGATTCAAAGACCAAAGTTTAAAAGCCTAGCAAGCAGAGGCAGAAGTTTAGTGAATTTGGGAAGACTATGATATGATTAAACACGTTCAACTTGCCTTTGGAAAATGTTCAGAAGAAAGAAATCATGTCAGGGTAGGCTAAGAAAAGAAAACCTCACCTACAGCTGTCAGAAACCACAGGCATGTTAAATAATGGTGTGGAACAAGAGTGAGATAACACCTAATAATGATACTTTCAAAcaattctcatctctttttttggaaGATACAGGAGAGCTCTGCAAACATAAACTGTCACATGGCTCCTCCTTAGGGTTAAGTATTACTtgaagatgaataaatgaatacataaagcagttgttaagtgcttactatgtgcaaaggacTGTGCTAcgtgctagggacacaaatagaaaagacagtctctgctctcaaggagctcacattccaacgGGAGGGATAACAcacatggaaggtttcagctacaagtcagatggaaagggcCTGTAATTCTTAGGGTCCATcaacaaagcagatggtaatgcctctTCTTAATGTCATTTCCTCTGATAAAATCCCATCAGTCTCTGATATTGTGACACCCAACCCTGGGCCTGGAAGCAGTACTGTTCCAAAGATTCTTGGTTTTAGGATCCTAAGATGTTTCTATCAAGGTCTGAGAGGAGACAGTGGTCAAGGTgggggtgatgttttgacttccctggcacatgctgcctcttgtctctccctcagggCACCTTTCTACTTCACTAGACTGGCTTGCCTTTCCCGTGGGTGGCAGGCAGCTAGTTGGTAGTTGGTGGGGATGGCTGGCCTCTTATCCACAGGAGTTGTCTTTCCAGACAATGGCTATGAGAGCTGGTTTCAAAGCAGGACTGGGGCTCTGGGAGGGTGCTACTACCCCAAAGTTCTTGCCGTTATTTTTCTGTGACAGTCAGCCAGCAGCTGTGACTGGTGTGATGAGTGATGACTAGTGGGAACTAGGCTGGTAACAGATCTGGTGATCTGAGAGACATTATTATTCTGAGACTCTTGGGTTCTGGGCTGTTTCCATCAGGGTCTGAAGGGAGATGGTGCAAGATGGTGGTGCTAGTTTGACTTAGCACCtgctgcctcctgtctcttcAAGAGGGTACCTTGATGCTTCAGCTAGGTTGGCTTGCTTTTCTTTGATGTAGGATACAGGACTTTAATGTTAAAAACCATACCACAAAAacattagaagagaagcagatcatatgCCTTTCATAGCTCTGTATTATAGttatgtattcttaaccaaaggatagaagcaattacaaaagataaaatagataacttggattacatgaaactgaaaagcttctgcaccaAGTTAATGCCTCTAGGATAAGGAGGGAAGCaatagaatggggggggggggaatctttgtatcaaatttctcagaaATGAGTTTGGTCCCAAGATAGACTAAATAAATTATGATGCATTCATGAaaaggaattttattgtgctgcaaaaaattatgaatatagagaaacatgAAAGGATTTGTAAGATTTGATGCAGAATGAGGTAAGCAGAgctaggaaaacaatatgcatgctgactataacaatgtaaatagaaagaaaaaccacaatcaaaaatgaatgttgcggCAGTTGCCGCCTGGGAGTTTCTCTTGCTTTATCTCTGGTCCCCCATGGCCTCGCAGAACCGTGACCCAGCTGCTACCAGCGCCGCTGCAGCGTCCCGTAACAGGGCCAAGCCTGGAGTGGGCGCGGCCCGCAGATCTGTGGACAAGAGGTTACAGCAGGAATTGATGACCCTAATGATGTCTGGAGACAAAGGAATTTCTGCCTTCCCAGAGTCTGACAATCTCTTCAAATGGGTTGGGCCCATCCATGGGGCTGTTGGGACAGAATATGAAGACCTGAGGTACAAGCTCTCCCTGGAGTTCCCCAGTGGCTACCCATATAATGCTCCCACTGTGAAATTTGTCACACCTTGTTACCGTCCTAATGTGGATACCCAAGACAATATCTGTTTGGACATCCTCAAGGACAAGTGGTCAGCTTTGTATGATGTCAGGACCATTCTACTATCTATCCAGAGCCTGCTGGGAGAACCCAACATTGACAGCCCATTGAACATACATGCTGCTGAACTTTGGACAAACCCCACAGCCTTTAAAAAGTACCTGCTGGAAACCTACGTGAAGCAGGTGACTACCCAGGAGCCCTGACACCAGCTGCCCAGCCTATCTTCCCTTCATCTTGTtcgaatgtgtatgtgtgtgcgtacatcttttccccttcctcataacctgtcttttctcttctgtacAGGACTGTAtcatactgttttccttttttctcaaactCTAGTCCAGCCCTCAAcattaatgtataaataaatttgtttttgtttaaaaaaaaaaagaatgttgcaaaattacaaagaacaagcatagtctcaaagaagagatatgggaagaCACCCTCACGACATCCTCTGCAGAGGTGGTAGAAGCACAGGTctagaacattgcatatattttctgatttttttcctatattgatcaggtttgcttattttttcatcttcctatttttttcttctaaaatattaattttcggggcggctaggtggtgcagtagataagcaccagccctggattcaggagtacctgagttcaaatccggcctcagacacttgacacttactagctatgtgaccctgggcaagtcacttaactcccattgccccaccaaaaagatttatatatatatatatatatatatatatatatatatatatataaattttcataAGGAATGGCTCCCTGgaggatgggagagggaagaagactaGTAGAGATTCTATTGGtgtaaaaaccaaaatatatgcatagctattttttttttaaat
It encodes the following:
- the LOC122729822 gene encoding ubiquitin-conjugating enzyme E2 C-like isoform X1 — encoded protein: MASQNRDPAATSAAAASRNRAKPGVGAARRSVDKRLQQELMTLMMSGDKGISAFPESDNLFKWVGPIHGAVGTEYEDLRYKLSLEFPSGYPYNAPTVKFVTPCYRPNVDTQDNICLDILKDKWSALYDVRTILLSIQSLLGEPNIDSPLNIHAAELWTNPTAFKKYLLETYVKQVTTQEP
- the LOC122729822 gene encoding ubiquitin-conjugating enzyme E2 C-like isoform X3, which produces MASQNRDPAATSAAAASRNRAKPGVGAARRSVDKRLQQELMTLMIYEDLRYKLSLEFPSGYPYNAPTVKFVTPCYRPNVDTQDNICLDILKDKWSALYDVRTILLSIQSLLGEPNIDSPLNIHAAELWTNPTAFKKYLLETYVKQVTTQEP
- the LOC122729822 gene encoding ubiquitin-conjugating enzyme E2 C-like isoform X2, with the protein product MASQNRDPAATSAAAASRNRAKPGVGAARRSVDKRLQQELMTLMMSGDKGISAFPESDNLFKWVGPIHGAVGTEYEDLRYKLSLEFPSGYPYNAPTVKFDKWSALYDVRTILLSIQSLLGEPNIDSPLNIHAAELWTNPTAFKKYLLETYVKQVTTQEP